In Juglans microcarpa x Juglans regia isolate MS1-56 chromosome 7D, Jm3101_v1.0, whole genome shotgun sequence, the following are encoded in one genomic region:
- the LOC121239160 gene encoding protein FAR1-RELATED SEQUENCE 4-like isoform X4: MGKEEAGRSPKPSTSMSSIQEYYSPVNPYYPPFMMLPNTYINPYPNPHPYPWGSQHPSRPPLGPTLPYPSSSNSEELRGSQETSQVDHPSIPPLGPTLPYPSSSNPDELRRFQETSQHPSMPPLGPTLPYPLSSSLEEFRRSEVTTQRVSDSSTMPNSVESEKNVGGTSHTTDQSYHISSEDKEATSDVHKEAEGTNDVSNDDERVEIPKSGMEFATEKELLAYYKRYAKQVGFGVKTQRTKREANGSVKYVTIGCARSGKYHPSHGNVSRSRPTIKTDCKAKINAHLANGVWVLTTVEIAHNHTVSPQNSRFFRSHKFLDEYSQRMLDLNDKAGVRMDKNFNDVVVDAGGSENLEFAEKDCLNFIDKAIHLRLGKGCGKTLSDYFDRMREMNDGLVSVMDMDDEFRVKNVFWADARSRAVYEYFGDVITFDTTFLTNRYSMPFVAFVGVNHHGQSILLGAGLISGEDTSTFVWLFRAWLKCMHDRAPKAIITNHDQAMKSAISIVFPDTRHRYCLWHIMRKLPEKLGSHSQFNAGLKTSIQSALYDSQTCGEFEDKWGQLLDMYNLGSNTWLQGLYNDRSFWVPVYLKNVFWAGMSTTQRSERMNAFFDGFVYSGTTLKEFVDQFENALKKKVEVEAIADFNSFNQTIPCLSPFGIEKQFQTVYTNAKFKEVQREVLGMILCNCTLVSTKGCISTFDVLDQISIDDHVKRVQYLVYYNEEECEVKCTCALFEMRGIFCRHAFSVYNMKNINVLPKKYILDRWRNDLKRRYTLVKSSYDDLQGNTNARRYEVVVKRCLKLATRVSPSDEHYNAFLRHLDEFEPKCEGLTFESKLCSANVEEKVVTSRKKK, encoded by the exons ATGGGCAAAGAGGAAGCTGGAAGGTCACCCAAGCCTTCTACATCGATGTCGTCGATCCAG GAATATTATAGTCCCGTAAATCCATACTACCCGCCATTTATGATGCTtccaaatacatatataaatccATATCCAAATCCACATCCGTATCCTTGGGGTAGCCAG CATCCGTCGAGGCCACCTCTTGGACCAACTCTACCCTACCCTTCGTCAAGTAATTCGGAGGAGTTAAGAGGATCTCAAGAGACTAGCCAAGtagat CATCCGTCGATACCACCTCTTGGACCAACTCTACCCTACCCTTCGTCTAGTAATCCGGATGAGTTAAGAAGATTTCAAGAGACTAGCCAG CATCCCTCGATGCCACCTCTTGGACCAACTCTACCCTATCCTTTGTCGAGTAGTCTGGAGGAGTTTAGAAGATCTGAAGTGACCACACAACGCGTAAGTGATTCGTCCACCATGCCTAATAGTGTAGAAAGTGAGAAGAATGTTGGAGGTACATCACACACAACTGATCAAAGCTATCATATTAGTAGCG AGGATAAAGAAGCAACATCCGACGTACATAAAGAGGCGGAGGGGACTAATGATGTATCTAATGATGATGAACGAGTTGAAATACCAAAATCTGGTATGGAGTTTGCTACTGAGAAAGAGCTTCTGGCTTATTACAAACGATATGCCAAGCAAGTGGGTTTTGGTGTGAAAACACAAAGGACGAAGCGAGAGGCAAATGGTAGTGTTAAGTATGTCACAATTGGGTGTGCACGTAGTGGCAAGTATCATCCTAGCCATGGTAATGTTTCTAGGTCACGACCGACAATTAAAACAGATTGTAAGGCGAAGATAAATGCTCACTTGGCGAATGGGGTATGGGTTTTGACCACTGTTGAGATTGCTCACAATCATACCGTAAGCCCACAAAATTCTAGATTTTTTAGATCTCATAAGTTTTTAGATGAATATAGTCAAAGGATGCTTGATTTGAATGACAAAGCAGGTGTTCGAATGGACAAAAATTTCAATGATGTTGTTGTTGACGCGGGGGGGTCTGAGAATCTTGAATTTGCAGAAAAAGATTGTCTGAATTTTATTGACAAAGCTATACACTTAAGGCTTGGTAAAGGATGTGGTAAAACACTTAGTGACTACTTTGATAGAATGAGAGAGATGAATGATGGCCTTGTTTCTGTTATGGATATGGATGATGAATTTAGAgtaaaaaatgtgttttgggctGACGCACGCAGTCGAGCAGTATATgagtattttggagatgttaTCACCTTCGATACGACGTTTCTAACAAATAGGTATAGTATGCCTTTTGTTGCCTTTGTGGGTGTAAACCATCATGGGCAATCTATATTGTTAGGGGCTGGATTGATTTCAGGTGAGGACACAAGTACGTTTGTTTGGTTGTTTCGAGCATGGTTGAAGTGCATGCATGATCGGGCTCCCAAAGCCATAATAACAAATCATGATCAGGCAATGAAGAGTGCTATTTCCATTGTATTTCCAGATACTCGTCATAGATATTGTCTCTGGCACATCATGCGAAAACTACCAGAAAAATTGGGATCCCACTCTCAATTCAATGCAGGGTTGAAGACTTCTATTCAGAGTGCTCTATATGATTCACAAACTTGTGGGGAGTTTGAGGACAAATGGGGGCAACTACTTGATATGTATAATCTTGGTTCTAATACATGGCTACAAGGGTTGTACAATGACAGGTCTTTTTGGGTACCAGTTTACTTGAAGAATGTTTTTTGGGCTGGTATGAGCACTACACAGCGGTCTGAAAGAATGAATGCTTTTTTTGACGGGTTTGTGTATTCTGGTACGACATTAAAGGAATTTGTTGATCAATTTGAAAATGCGCTAAAGAAAAAGGTGGAGGTTGAGGCTATAGCTGATTTCAATTCCTTCAACCAAACGATTCCATGCTTATCCCCTTTTGGCATTGAGAAACAATTTCAAACGGTTTATACAAATGCAAAGTTCAAGGAGGTCCAACGAGAGGTGCTGGggatgattttatgtaattgcACACTTGTTAGCACTAAAGGTTGTATTTCCACATTTGATGTTTTAGATCAAATTTCCATTGATGACCATGTGAAGAGGGTGCAGTACTTAGTTTACTACAACGAAGAAGAATGTGAAGTGAAATGCACGTGTGCGTTGTTTGAGATGCGGGGCATTTTCTGTAGGCATGCATTTTCTGTATATAATATGAAGAACATTAATGTTCTGCCGAAAAAGTATATCTTGGATCGATGGAGAAATGACTTAAAGAGGAGATACACACTGGTCAAGAGTAGCTATGATGACTTGCAGGGCAATACAAATGCACGAAGGTATGAGGTTGTGGTGAAAAGATGCTTGAAATTAGCGACGCGTGTATCCCCAAGTGATGAGCATTATAATGCATTTTTACGTCATTTAGATGAATTTGAGCCTAAATGTGAAGGCTTAACGTTTGAGTCAAAACTTTGTTCAGCCAATGTCGAAGAAAAAGTGGTAACcagtagaaagaaaaaatag
- the LOC121239160 gene encoding protein FAR1-RELATED SEQUENCE 4-like isoform X8, translating to MGKEEAGRSPKPSTSMSSIQEYYSPVNPYYPPFMMLPNTYINPYPNPHPYPWGSQHPSRPPLGPTLPYPSSSNSEELRGSQETSQHPSMPPLGPTLPYPLSSSLEEFRRSEVTTQRVSDSSTMPNSVESEKNVGGTSHTTDQSYHISSEDKEATSDVHKEAEGTNDVSNDDERVEIPKSGMEFATEKELLAYYKRYAKQVGFGVKTQRTKREANGSVKYVTIGCARSGKYHPSHGNVSRSRPTIKTDCKAKINAHLANGVWVLTTVEIAHNHTVSPQNSRFFRSHKFLDEYSQRMLDLNDKAGVRMDKNFNDVVVDAGGSENLEFAEKDCLNFIDKAIHLRLGKGCGKTLSDYFDRMREMNDGLVSVMDMDDEFRVKNVFWADARSRAVYEYFGDVITFDTTFLTNRYSMPFVAFVGVNHHGQSILLGAGLISGEDTSTFVWLFRAWLKCMHDRAPKAIITNHDQAMKSAISIVFPDTRHRYCLWHIMRKLPEKLGSHSQFNAGLKTSIQSALYDSQTCGEFEDKWGQLLDMYNLGSNTWLQGLYNDRSFWVPVYLKNVFWAGMSTTQRSERMNAFFDGFVYSGTTLKEFVDQFENALKKKVEVEAIADFNSFNQTIPCLSPFGIEKQFQTVYTNAKFKEVQREVLGMILCNCTLVSTKGCISTFDVLDQISIDDHVKRVQYLVYYNEEECEVKCTCALFEMRGIFCRHAFSVYNMKNINVLPKKYILDRWRNDLKRRYTLVKSSYDDLQGNTNARRYEVVVKRCLKLATRVSPSDEHYNAFLRHLDEFEPKCEGLTFESKLCSANVEEKVVTSRKKK from the exons ATGGGCAAAGAGGAAGCTGGAAGGTCACCCAAGCCTTCTACATCGATGTCGTCGATCCAG GAATATTATAGTCCCGTAAATCCATACTACCCGCCATTTATGATGCTtccaaatacatatataaatccATATCCAAATCCACATCCGTATCCTTGGGGTAGCCAG CATCCGTCGAGGCCACCTCTTGGACCAACTCTACCCTACCCTTCGTCAAGTAATTCGGAGGAGTTAAGAGGATCTCAAGAGACTAGCCAA CATCCCTCGATGCCACCTCTTGGACCAACTCTACCCTATCCTTTGTCGAGTAGTCTGGAGGAGTTTAGAAGATCTGAAGTGACCACACAACGCGTAAGTGATTCGTCCACCATGCCTAATAGTGTAGAAAGTGAGAAGAATGTTGGAGGTACATCACACACAACTGATCAAAGCTATCATATTAGTAGCG AGGATAAAGAAGCAACATCCGACGTACATAAAGAGGCGGAGGGGACTAATGATGTATCTAATGATGATGAACGAGTTGAAATACCAAAATCTGGTATGGAGTTTGCTACTGAGAAAGAGCTTCTGGCTTATTACAAACGATATGCCAAGCAAGTGGGTTTTGGTGTGAAAACACAAAGGACGAAGCGAGAGGCAAATGGTAGTGTTAAGTATGTCACAATTGGGTGTGCACGTAGTGGCAAGTATCATCCTAGCCATGGTAATGTTTCTAGGTCACGACCGACAATTAAAACAGATTGTAAGGCGAAGATAAATGCTCACTTGGCGAATGGGGTATGGGTTTTGACCACTGTTGAGATTGCTCACAATCATACCGTAAGCCCACAAAATTCTAGATTTTTTAGATCTCATAAGTTTTTAGATGAATATAGTCAAAGGATGCTTGATTTGAATGACAAAGCAGGTGTTCGAATGGACAAAAATTTCAATGATGTTGTTGTTGACGCGGGGGGGTCTGAGAATCTTGAATTTGCAGAAAAAGATTGTCTGAATTTTATTGACAAAGCTATACACTTAAGGCTTGGTAAAGGATGTGGTAAAACACTTAGTGACTACTTTGATAGAATGAGAGAGATGAATGATGGCCTTGTTTCTGTTATGGATATGGATGATGAATTTAGAgtaaaaaatgtgttttgggctGACGCACGCAGTCGAGCAGTATATgagtattttggagatgttaTCACCTTCGATACGACGTTTCTAACAAATAGGTATAGTATGCCTTTTGTTGCCTTTGTGGGTGTAAACCATCATGGGCAATCTATATTGTTAGGGGCTGGATTGATTTCAGGTGAGGACACAAGTACGTTTGTTTGGTTGTTTCGAGCATGGTTGAAGTGCATGCATGATCGGGCTCCCAAAGCCATAATAACAAATCATGATCAGGCAATGAAGAGTGCTATTTCCATTGTATTTCCAGATACTCGTCATAGATATTGTCTCTGGCACATCATGCGAAAACTACCAGAAAAATTGGGATCCCACTCTCAATTCAATGCAGGGTTGAAGACTTCTATTCAGAGTGCTCTATATGATTCACAAACTTGTGGGGAGTTTGAGGACAAATGGGGGCAACTACTTGATATGTATAATCTTGGTTCTAATACATGGCTACAAGGGTTGTACAATGACAGGTCTTTTTGGGTACCAGTTTACTTGAAGAATGTTTTTTGGGCTGGTATGAGCACTACACAGCGGTCTGAAAGAATGAATGCTTTTTTTGACGGGTTTGTGTATTCTGGTACGACATTAAAGGAATTTGTTGATCAATTTGAAAATGCGCTAAAGAAAAAGGTGGAGGTTGAGGCTATAGCTGATTTCAATTCCTTCAACCAAACGATTCCATGCTTATCCCCTTTTGGCATTGAGAAACAATTTCAAACGGTTTATACAAATGCAAAGTTCAAGGAGGTCCAACGAGAGGTGCTGGggatgattttatgtaattgcACACTTGTTAGCACTAAAGGTTGTATTTCCACATTTGATGTTTTAGATCAAATTTCCATTGATGACCATGTGAAGAGGGTGCAGTACTTAGTTTACTACAACGAAGAAGAATGTGAAGTGAAATGCACGTGTGCGTTGTTTGAGATGCGGGGCATTTTCTGTAGGCATGCATTTTCTGTATATAATATGAAGAACATTAATGTTCTGCCGAAAAAGTATATCTTGGATCGATGGAGAAATGACTTAAAGAGGAGATACACACTGGTCAAGAGTAGCTATGATGACTTGCAGGGCAATACAAATGCACGAAGGTATGAGGTTGTGGTGAAAAGATGCTTGAAATTAGCGACGCGTGTATCCCCAAGTGATGAGCATTATAATGCATTTTTACGTCATTTAGATGAATTTGAGCCTAAATGTGAAGGCTTAACGTTTGAGTCAAAACTTTGTTCAGCCAATGTCGAAGAAAAAGTGGTAACcagtagaaagaaaaaatag
- the LOC121239160 gene encoding protein FAR1-RELATED SEQUENCE 4-like isoform X9: MGKEEAGRSPKPSTSMSSIQEYYSPVNPYYPPFMMLPNTYINPYPNPHPYPWGSQHPSIPPLGPTLPYPSSSNPDELRRFQETSQHPSMPPLGPTLPYPLSSSLEEFRRSEVTTQRVSDSSTMPNSVESEKNVGGTSHTTDQSYHISSEDKEATSDVHKEAEGTNDVSNDDERVEIPKSGMEFATEKELLAYYKRYAKQVGFGVKTQRTKREANGSVKYVTIGCARSGKYHPSHGNVSRSRPTIKTDCKAKINAHLANGVWVLTTVEIAHNHTVSPQNSRFFRSHKFLDEYSQRMLDLNDKAGVRMDKNFNDVVVDAGGSENLEFAEKDCLNFIDKAIHLRLGKGCGKTLSDYFDRMREMNDGLVSVMDMDDEFRVKNVFWADARSRAVYEYFGDVITFDTTFLTNRYSMPFVAFVGVNHHGQSILLGAGLISGEDTSTFVWLFRAWLKCMHDRAPKAIITNHDQAMKSAISIVFPDTRHRYCLWHIMRKLPEKLGSHSQFNAGLKTSIQSALYDSQTCGEFEDKWGQLLDMYNLGSNTWLQGLYNDRSFWVPVYLKNVFWAGMSTTQRSERMNAFFDGFVYSGTTLKEFVDQFENALKKKVEVEAIADFNSFNQTIPCLSPFGIEKQFQTVYTNAKFKEVQREVLGMILCNCTLVSTKGCISTFDVLDQISIDDHVKRVQYLVYYNEEECEVKCTCALFEMRGIFCRHAFSVYNMKNINVLPKKYILDRWRNDLKRRYTLVKSSYDDLQGNTNARRYEVVVKRCLKLATRVSPSDEHYNAFLRHLDEFEPKCEGLTFESKLCSANVEEKVVTSRKKK, from the exons ATGGGCAAAGAGGAAGCTGGAAGGTCACCCAAGCCTTCTACATCGATGTCGTCGATCCAG GAATATTATAGTCCCGTAAATCCATACTACCCGCCATTTATGATGCTtccaaatacatatataaatccATATCCAAATCCACATCCGTATCCTTGGGGTAGCCAG CATCCGTCGATACCACCTCTTGGACCAACTCTACCCTACCCTTCGTCTAGTAATCCGGATGAGTTAAGAAGATTTCAAGAGACTAGCCAG CATCCCTCGATGCCACCTCTTGGACCAACTCTACCCTATCCTTTGTCGAGTAGTCTGGAGGAGTTTAGAAGATCTGAAGTGACCACACAACGCGTAAGTGATTCGTCCACCATGCCTAATAGTGTAGAAAGTGAGAAGAATGTTGGAGGTACATCACACACAACTGATCAAAGCTATCATATTAGTAGCG AGGATAAAGAAGCAACATCCGACGTACATAAAGAGGCGGAGGGGACTAATGATGTATCTAATGATGATGAACGAGTTGAAATACCAAAATCTGGTATGGAGTTTGCTACTGAGAAAGAGCTTCTGGCTTATTACAAACGATATGCCAAGCAAGTGGGTTTTGGTGTGAAAACACAAAGGACGAAGCGAGAGGCAAATGGTAGTGTTAAGTATGTCACAATTGGGTGTGCACGTAGTGGCAAGTATCATCCTAGCCATGGTAATGTTTCTAGGTCACGACCGACAATTAAAACAGATTGTAAGGCGAAGATAAATGCTCACTTGGCGAATGGGGTATGGGTTTTGACCACTGTTGAGATTGCTCACAATCATACCGTAAGCCCACAAAATTCTAGATTTTTTAGATCTCATAAGTTTTTAGATGAATATAGTCAAAGGATGCTTGATTTGAATGACAAAGCAGGTGTTCGAATGGACAAAAATTTCAATGATGTTGTTGTTGACGCGGGGGGGTCTGAGAATCTTGAATTTGCAGAAAAAGATTGTCTGAATTTTATTGACAAAGCTATACACTTAAGGCTTGGTAAAGGATGTGGTAAAACACTTAGTGACTACTTTGATAGAATGAGAGAGATGAATGATGGCCTTGTTTCTGTTATGGATATGGATGATGAATTTAGAgtaaaaaatgtgttttgggctGACGCACGCAGTCGAGCAGTATATgagtattttggagatgttaTCACCTTCGATACGACGTTTCTAACAAATAGGTATAGTATGCCTTTTGTTGCCTTTGTGGGTGTAAACCATCATGGGCAATCTATATTGTTAGGGGCTGGATTGATTTCAGGTGAGGACACAAGTACGTTTGTTTGGTTGTTTCGAGCATGGTTGAAGTGCATGCATGATCGGGCTCCCAAAGCCATAATAACAAATCATGATCAGGCAATGAAGAGTGCTATTTCCATTGTATTTCCAGATACTCGTCATAGATATTGTCTCTGGCACATCATGCGAAAACTACCAGAAAAATTGGGATCCCACTCTCAATTCAATGCAGGGTTGAAGACTTCTATTCAGAGTGCTCTATATGATTCACAAACTTGTGGGGAGTTTGAGGACAAATGGGGGCAACTACTTGATATGTATAATCTTGGTTCTAATACATGGCTACAAGGGTTGTACAATGACAGGTCTTTTTGGGTACCAGTTTACTTGAAGAATGTTTTTTGGGCTGGTATGAGCACTACACAGCGGTCTGAAAGAATGAATGCTTTTTTTGACGGGTTTGTGTATTCTGGTACGACATTAAAGGAATTTGTTGATCAATTTGAAAATGCGCTAAAGAAAAAGGTGGAGGTTGAGGCTATAGCTGATTTCAATTCCTTCAACCAAACGATTCCATGCTTATCCCCTTTTGGCATTGAGAAACAATTTCAAACGGTTTATACAAATGCAAAGTTCAAGGAGGTCCAACGAGAGGTGCTGGggatgattttatgtaattgcACACTTGTTAGCACTAAAGGTTGTATTTCCACATTTGATGTTTTAGATCAAATTTCCATTGATGACCATGTGAAGAGGGTGCAGTACTTAGTTTACTACAACGAAGAAGAATGTGAAGTGAAATGCACGTGTGCGTTGTTTGAGATGCGGGGCATTTTCTGTAGGCATGCATTTTCTGTATATAATATGAAGAACATTAATGTTCTGCCGAAAAAGTATATCTTGGATCGATGGAGAAATGACTTAAAGAGGAGATACACACTGGTCAAGAGTAGCTATGATGACTTGCAGGGCAATACAAATGCACGAAGGTATGAGGTTGTGGTGAAAAGATGCTTGAAATTAGCGACGCGTGTATCCCCAAGTGATGAGCATTATAATGCATTTTTACGTCATTTAGATGAATTTGAGCCTAAATGTGAAGGCTTAACGTTTGAGTCAAAACTTTGTTCAGCCAATGTCGAAGAAAAAGTGGTAACcagtagaaagaaaaaatag
- the LOC121239160 gene encoding protein FAR1-RELATED SEQUENCE 4-like isoform X3, with the protein MGKEEAGRSPKPSTSMSSIQEYYSPVNPYYPPFMMLPNTYINPYPNPHPYPWGSQHPSIPPLGPTLPYPSSSNPDELRRFQETSQHLSVPPPLGPTLPCPSSGKKLEELKRYQETSQHPSMPPLGPTLPYPLSSSLEEFRRSEVTTQRVSDSSTMPNSVESEKNVGGTSHTTDQSYHISSEDKEATSDVHKEAEGTNDVSNDDERVEIPKSGMEFATEKELLAYYKRYAKQVGFGVKTQRTKREANGSVKYVTIGCARSGKYHPSHGNVSRSRPTIKTDCKAKINAHLANGVWVLTTVEIAHNHTVSPQNSRFFRSHKFLDEYSQRMLDLNDKAGVRMDKNFNDVVVDAGGSENLEFAEKDCLNFIDKAIHLRLGKGCGKTLSDYFDRMREMNDGLVSVMDMDDEFRVKNVFWADARSRAVYEYFGDVITFDTTFLTNRYSMPFVAFVGVNHHGQSILLGAGLISGEDTSTFVWLFRAWLKCMHDRAPKAIITNHDQAMKSAISIVFPDTRHRYCLWHIMRKLPEKLGSHSQFNAGLKTSIQSALYDSQTCGEFEDKWGQLLDMYNLGSNTWLQGLYNDRSFWVPVYLKNVFWAGMSTTQRSERMNAFFDGFVYSGTTLKEFVDQFENALKKKVEVEAIADFNSFNQTIPCLSPFGIEKQFQTVYTNAKFKEVQREVLGMILCNCTLVSTKGCISTFDVLDQISIDDHVKRVQYLVYYNEEECEVKCTCALFEMRGIFCRHAFSVYNMKNINVLPKKYILDRWRNDLKRRYTLVKSSYDDLQGNTNARRYEVVVKRCLKLATRVSPSDEHYNAFLRHLDEFEPKCEGLTFESKLCSANVEEKVVTSRKKK; encoded by the exons ATGGGCAAAGAGGAAGCTGGAAGGTCACCCAAGCCTTCTACATCGATGTCGTCGATCCAG GAATATTATAGTCCCGTAAATCCATACTACCCGCCATTTATGATGCTtccaaatacatatataaatccATATCCAAATCCACATCCGTATCCTTGGGGTAGCCAG CATCCGTCGATACCACCTCTTGGACCAACTCTACCCTACCCTTCGTCTAGTAATCCGGATGAGTTAAGAAGATTTCAAGAGACTAGCCAG CATTTGTCGGTGCCCCCCCCTCTTGGACCAACTCTACCCTGCCCTTCGTCTGGAAAAAAATTGGAGGAGTTAAAAAGATATCAAGAGACTAGTCAG CATCCCTCGATGCCACCTCTTGGACCAACTCTACCCTATCCTTTGTCGAGTAGTCTGGAGGAGTTTAGAAGATCTGAAGTGACCACACAACGCGTAAGTGATTCGTCCACCATGCCTAATAGTGTAGAAAGTGAGAAGAATGTTGGAGGTACATCACACACAACTGATCAAAGCTATCATATTAGTAGCG AGGATAAAGAAGCAACATCCGACGTACATAAAGAGGCGGAGGGGACTAATGATGTATCTAATGATGATGAACGAGTTGAAATACCAAAATCTGGTATGGAGTTTGCTACTGAGAAAGAGCTTCTGGCTTATTACAAACGATATGCCAAGCAAGTGGGTTTTGGTGTGAAAACACAAAGGACGAAGCGAGAGGCAAATGGTAGTGTTAAGTATGTCACAATTGGGTGTGCACGTAGTGGCAAGTATCATCCTAGCCATGGTAATGTTTCTAGGTCACGACCGACAATTAAAACAGATTGTAAGGCGAAGATAAATGCTCACTTGGCGAATGGGGTATGGGTTTTGACCACTGTTGAGATTGCTCACAATCATACCGTAAGCCCACAAAATTCTAGATTTTTTAGATCTCATAAGTTTTTAGATGAATATAGTCAAAGGATGCTTGATTTGAATGACAAAGCAGGTGTTCGAATGGACAAAAATTTCAATGATGTTGTTGTTGACGCGGGGGGGTCTGAGAATCTTGAATTTGCAGAAAAAGATTGTCTGAATTTTATTGACAAAGCTATACACTTAAGGCTTGGTAAAGGATGTGGTAAAACACTTAGTGACTACTTTGATAGAATGAGAGAGATGAATGATGGCCTTGTTTCTGTTATGGATATGGATGATGAATTTAGAgtaaaaaatgtgttttgggctGACGCACGCAGTCGAGCAGTATATgagtattttggagatgttaTCACCTTCGATACGACGTTTCTAACAAATAGGTATAGTATGCCTTTTGTTGCCTTTGTGGGTGTAAACCATCATGGGCAATCTATATTGTTAGGGGCTGGATTGATTTCAGGTGAGGACACAAGTACGTTTGTTTGGTTGTTTCGAGCATGGTTGAAGTGCATGCATGATCGGGCTCCCAAAGCCATAATAACAAATCATGATCAGGCAATGAAGAGTGCTATTTCCATTGTATTTCCAGATACTCGTCATAGATATTGTCTCTGGCACATCATGCGAAAACTACCAGAAAAATTGGGATCCCACTCTCAATTCAATGCAGGGTTGAAGACTTCTATTCAGAGTGCTCTATATGATTCACAAACTTGTGGGGAGTTTGAGGACAAATGGGGGCAACTACTTGATATGTATAATCTTGGTTCTAATACATGGCTACAAGGGTTGTACAATGACAGGTCTTTTTGGGTACCAGTTTACTTGAAGAATGTTTTTTGGGCTGGTATGAGCACTACACAGCGGTCTGAAAGAATGAATGCTTTTTTTGACGGGTTTGTGTATTCTGGTACGACATTAAAGGAATTTGTTGATCAATTTGAAAATGCGCTAAAGAAAAAGGTGGAGGTTGAGGCTATAGCTGATTTCAATTCCTTCAACCAAACGATTCCATGCTTATCCCCTTTTGGCATTGAGAAACAATTTCAAACGGTTTATACAAATGCAAAGTTCAAGGAGGTCCAACGAGAGGTGCTGGggatgattttatgtaattgcACACTTGTTAGCACTAAAGGTTGTATTTCCACATTTGATGTTTTAGATCAAATTTCCATTGATGACCATGTGAAGAGGGTGCAGTACTTAGTTTACTACAACGAAGAAGAATGTGAAGTGAAATGCACGTGTGCGTTGTTTGAGATGCGGGGCATTTTCTGTAGGCATGCATTTTCTGTATATAATATGAAGAACATTAATGTTCTGCCGAAAAAGTATATCTTGGATCGATGGAGAAATGACTTAAAGAGGAGATACACACTGGTCAAGAGTAGCTATGATGACTTGCAGGGCAATACAAATGCACGAAGGTATGAGGTTGTGGTGAAAAGATGCTTGAAATTAGCGACGCGTGTATCCCCAAGTGATGAGCATTATAATGCATTTTTACGTCATTTAGATGAATTTGAGCCTAAATGTGAAGGCTTAACGTTTGAGTCAAAACTTTGTTCAGCCAATGTCGAAGAAAAAGTGGTAACcagtagaaagaaaaaatag